The segment GAAGGGAAAAGGGCTCTGGCGacggcacggacgctcacgcgccggccgacCGCCGGATCCCCTTTGTAAAAACTTTTCCCTCTCTAacttttctctctcttccaGTCTTCGCTCCCCGCATTCTTAGTCTTTATTACCTTAAGAAGtatacaattatttatattgtgaacaaaagaaaaaaattatagacaTTTACCGTAACTTTCTCTTCCCCTCAATGCATATATCTTGCTAAGCTTATTTTACGTTTTTGTCTTAAGCTTTACCAGCTGCAGCGGAGTTTAGTGTTCGTCATGAAGCCAACTGCTTGAAACACATATACTCAATATGAATGGTAGAGATGAATGCTACAATGAACTTCCAATTAACAGTGTAATGTAATTAAGGAATTTCTGAGTTAAGCATTTCACACTTGAGCCAACATTTATCATCGAAGAAGAAATGGTTTCATGTGGGCCGGTTCTCAACACCATCAAAGAAAATAAcggtctttttttttgtcaactgaaaAGAACACATTAAGAATTCACATGATGGTTTACGTTGACATATCTCATGTAAATAATAAGTGGTTATACATCGCAATCGACTAGATGAAAGAGTATTCGGTATTGCACAAGAGAATCAAACCTGTATAGTCCAACGACACAAGAAACGTTTTTCTCGTTTGGGATTGAAAGTTTTATGTGATGAGAACTTACTTTTGAATTTGTGATCTTTATGTCGTACTAGAAACCAAAATATGCTTCTTGGTGCCTTATTTTAGCCCttacattttcaatatattATATCCTCTATTGTATTCAACAATCTTTTTTTCCACTGGCCTGTTATAATCTTCATACAATAGCATAATCCAAAATTTCCATATCAATACAATCTTTGTTCTTGAAAGACAACCCAATGGAGACCACAAGAAGGATGTTGTTTTACCACTTCTAATTTCAAGTCTGTGGAACGATTTAGCTAAATCCCAATATTGTAGGATATTCCTCCACATTTAAAGCCAGACTTTGTTTTCTAACATACAGACCAAAACACGTTTGTGCGCTGTACATCAATACACAATAACATCTGTGggcgtgtgtccgtcagtacacaaagACATTCGTGGACTATCCGTGAAGATTGGAAATTTATTTCCCTAAACTATCTATAAAGACTGAATTAAAAAGAATCCGCCAAATACACGTTAAACAGAAACATTATCTACATCTCTTAACAAATTTAGTTCCAGTCCATTCTTTTTTGGCTTACTGAATCTTTTTCATgctactttgttttttttttcagtctggTGTTGaccaaagaaaaacaaaattaatttttctcgACCTCTTTCATACAAACTCTTAAACACACAGACACTTGGCGTATAaataagtcttttttttttttttgtaacacaaaaaACTGTTAACAGTTTAAAATAAGTCTTTCCACAAAAGACTGGTGTATATAAGCTGAAACGCTTCAATCGGTTGCTGCGTTTTAAATCATATTTGTATTTTGAAAACTTAAACAGTACGAGCCGCACGTGACACAGTGTTCTCACACACTGGGTGGTCAAAGTGTCAGAGTTTCTTTTATGAGTGGACTCGTGACCTTACCCAACCTCTGAGTAACAATGCCCCTAACCTTTTAGCTATTTTTAGGCCTCAACAGACCCTACTCACTACTCACTGACACTGAATCAAACAACAGTGACACTTACTAAAAAACAAAATCCTAACGGGCTTTTCACTGGGCCGACTTTGTAAAGCCCATTTCATAGGTTTCATCTTTACTACGATCaccttctctctttttttttctttctcccgATCTCGAAATGTCGACGGAGATGACGTGTACGAGGCTGACGATCCTAAcggtcgtcggaatattcctcCAGATCATCGGACTCTCGATTTTCGTCTTCGGTTTCTTCCCCGTCAAGCCGACTCTGTCCGGCGTCAGGTAACCATTGTAACTGCGAAGATGAATCTACTCCATTTGATTTTTGCTTCACActcctttttcttttgtttgtatgTTGAATCTCAGTGGCTCGGAGAGTTATCGTCATCCTCTCTGTGATCCTGCGCCGAACACGAACGAGTCGGAGATTCATCCTGAGAAACTGAGATTGCTCTACCAGGAATCGTCTGGCATCTCTTCTAGATATGATCGATTGATTTTGATGGTATGCACTTGTTGTTAAGATGCTAAGATTGCGAGAGAATGTTTTAAGAGTATTGAAAGATGATTAGTTTAGGTTATAGATGGTCTTCCTGCGGAGTTTGTGCTGGGGAAGGATGGTCAACCTCCATGGAAGGTGTGGAAAGAGTCTATGCCTTATACACAGTCACTGCTGGCTAATGGAGATGCAATTGGTTACCATGCTAAAGCTGCTCCTCCAACTGTTACAATGCCGAGGTTgaaggtgtgtgtgtgtgtgtgtgtgatcgTTGATGTGGATGATTATGGTTTACGAGGACTTGAGTTATTAATATTTTGGTGTTTTCAGGCAATGGTTTCTGGAGCGATTGGTGGTTTTTTGGATGTGGCTTTCAATTTTAACACGCAAGCCCTCTTAGATGACAACCTTCTTGGTAtctattgggttttttttgttaatgtttCATGTTTGCAAACATATGTAGTTTGATAGGAATACTGTGCTCTAAATTTTACCAGGTCAGTTTCTTAGGATTGGTTGGAAAATGGTGATGCTTGGAGATGAGACATGGATCAAGTTATTCCCGGGGCTGTTCATGAGACATGATGGTGTTAGCAGTTTCTTTGTGAGTTTCTGTGTGATAGTTTACTTTTTATTCATGTCGAATAGAGTTTTCCCTATCTGTATGATGGTGATATGAGCAATATATGTGTGTTTTTCAGGTAAAAGATACAGTACAGGTAGACAAAAATGTGTCCCGACACTTGCCAAATGAGCTTAACAAGGATGACTGGAATCTCTTGGTTAGTTTTTTCTTCGTTCTCTTATTTCCCCAATATATGGGGTTAGTTACTTGAACGCCAACTGATTCGTCTCAATTTCCTGCGATATGTAGTAGTGATTTCGAAGCAAATCCCTTGAATTTTACTGTGCTTTGTTCTTACTAGATCTACCCCTTATTAGATCCTTCATTACCTTGGCTTGGATCATGTTGGACATACTGGCGGCCGTAACAGGTCTTTGCTAGTCTCATTACACAATTTTGAGTAGAAAGGTTGTATGCGCAGATCatcttattatttgtttttctattGTAGCCCCTTGATGGCTTCAAAACTTAAAGAAATGGATGATGTAGTTAGAACAATGCATTCAAGAGCCATGGTGGATCGTAGCCATGACCAAGGGCGGACCCTTTTGGTGAGTACTTTTTGTGTTTGGTGGTACATTTGGCTTTCTTATGTCGGAGTTATCTTATTTGAGTTTCATTTACAGATAGTAGTCAGTGATCATGGCATGACTGAGAACGGAAATCATGGAGGATCTTCATATGAAGAAACTGACTCCTTAATGCTCTTTATTGGCTTGAGTAGCAATATTTCTGATTATGCTGGCGCTACCAATAATTTAGCTTTCCAGGTAGAACAGTCATTGCAATTGTTGTGATATATTTGATTACCTTTTTTTAAACAGTCAAGCACCTACCTCGTTTGGAAAGAGTATTGATGACTATAAGTTAGTCATGATATGGAAACCAATGGAATATTTTTTGATGTAGGTAGATTTGACGCCAACTTTAGCTCTTCTATTTGGTGTGCCGATCCCAAAGAACAATGTTGGAGTCCTTGTCCCAGGAACACTTGATTCTTTAAGAGGTTAACCACTTTTGAGCCCTTGTAATTTCAGTCCGAACCTGTGGGAACGCATCGGagtgtttttttgtttaacgTATGGAATCATTTCAGATTTTGAGCAACTACGGGCACTAGAACTGAATTCATGGCAGTTATTCAGGCTAATGCAAGCACAGTTACCAAATTCCTTGTTTGAAGGCTTCTCCTGCAATTGCTTCCTTGAAAGAACTTGTGATGGGTTTGGTTCGGATATTAGTGAGTGCTCTGGGGATAAAGAGAAACAACTTATTTGCTTATTTAGGAACGCTGCTGTCCTCCATGGCATTTGGAAGTCCAAGAAGTTAACAGAGTGCGTAATTTGTATGGATGGATTTACTTGCGGTGCTCCTCTTGACTTTGAACTCCCGATAAACTAACTCCGTGGATGGCTTTCTTGTTAATAGGTCTAGTTCCGCCGAAGACTTCAGCAGAGCTTTGGATGCCTATAACGCCTTTTTGAAAACTGCAAGTGAGTGGTTAGCAAGCAAAACCACTGAAGTATGTTTGACATCTTTTCTTAGAGTTCTATGAAACattattttggaaaactaaCGATTTTCAATCTTCACTAGTTTCCAAGGCTAGCAAATCTATAGTATTTCAATCTAACGATTTTCAATCTTCTCTCTGTTGGCAGAAACCAGTTTTCTTACTGGGTCTTGGAGTGAGTGCCATGCTTATTTCCTGCGTTGTTTGTGCCACTCTCTTTCTGTCCTTATTCAAAGAGGTTTACAATGAGCCGAAGGATCAAGTCTGTCGTTTGAATTATCTGTTGAATTTGGAAGAGGTGTTCATTTTGGCAGTTCTTTTGATCCTCGTTATAAGTATGGGATCTAGTTCAATGGTGGAAGAAGAGCACTATATATGGCATTTCATGGTATCCACATTCTATCTTCTGTTACTTTTCAAGACAATAAAGTCATTCAGTTTCTCCAAAGGGCTGGACTCACTTGGAGAATATAAAATCGGTTCAATCTTCCTGCTTCTTATTTCTGGTAGACTACTGAGAGGTTGGCATCAAGGGGGCGTGAACTGGACTTACTTTCCTGATATTTCTAAGTGGCTAGAGCAAGCTGGCGGTACTTTTGTCAAATGGATGCAGCTAATCTCGACCTTTCTTGTTATTGGTCTAGGATTATTCACTCTCTTTCGAACAGGGTCGAAGAGAAAAAGTGTCCGCATCCAAGCTTTTGGTTTCTCAATT is part of the Brassica rapa cultivar Chiifu-401-42 chromosome A09, CAAS_Brap_v3.01, whole genome shotgun sequence genome and harbors:
- the LOC103837881 gene encoding GPI ethanolamine phosphate transferase 2 isoform X1, which produces MSTEMTCTRLTILTVVGIFLQIIGLSIFVFGFFPVKPTLSGVSGSESYRHPLCDPAPNTNESEIHPEKLRLLYQESSGISSRYDRLILMVIDGLPAEFVLGKDGQPPWKVWKESMPYTQSLLANGDAIGYHAKAAPPTVTMPRLKAMVSGAIGGFLDVAFNFNTQALLDDNLLGQFLRIGWKMVMLGDETWIKLFPGLFMRHDGVSSFFVKDTVQVDKNVSRHLPNELNKDDWNLLILHYLGLDHVGHTGGRNSPLMASKLKEMDDVVRTMHSRAMVDRSHDQGRTLLIVVSDHGMTENGNHGGSSYEETDSLMLFIGLSSNISDYAGATNNLAFQVDLTPTLALLFGVPIPKNNVGVLVPGTLDSLRDFEQLRALELNSWQLFRLMQAQLPNSLFEGFSCNCFLERTCDGFGSDISECSGDKEKQLICLFRNAAVLHGIWKSKKLTESSSAEDFSRALDAYNAFLKTASEWLASKTTEKPVFLLGLGVSAMLISCVVCATLFLSLFKEVYNEPKDQVCRLNYLLNLEEVFILAVLLILVISMGSSSMVEEEHYIWHFMVSTFYLLLLFKTIKSFSFSKGLDSLGEYKIGSIFLLLISGRLLRGWHQGGVNWTYFPDISKWLEQAGGTFVKWMQLISTFLVIGLGLFTLFRTGSKRKSVRIQAFGFSICGFLILLHAWRYQGDMFGTDNGATVTAKVIYLLLSISTVGGALVLPWSMLNKDESFLAIAGDCLYMIGSAYVLCWCLLQLLLQQPINSGPILLLLIQILVVSFLSSKDVQVNEWVEIAALYYMGMAGHFALGNSNTLATIDVAGAFIGISSHSTILSGILMFMITYASPLLFLLSLVMYIGGKLRKHSHLAHSDTDLGQLLKLKLGFPCLVPLCINSILLTAYTVVLLLMRNHLFVWSVFSPKYLYVCATTVCTYVGVCIVAVTVAYALSVTTFLRSKTQQLVVDS
- the LOC103837881 gene encoding GPI ethanolamine phosphate transferase 2 isoform X2: MPYTQSLLANGDAIGYHAKAAPPTVTMPRLKAMVSGAIGGFLDVAFNFNTQALLDDNLLGQFLRIGWKMVMLGDETWIKLFPGLFMRHDGVSSFFVKDTVQVDKNVSRHLPNELNKDDWNLLILHYLGLDHVGHTGGRNSPLMASKLKEMDDVVRTMHSRAMVDRSHDQGRTLLIVVSDHGMTENGNHGGSSYEETDSLMLFIGLSSNISDYAGATNNLAFQVDLTPTLALLFGVPIPKNNVGVLVPGTLDSLRDFEQLRALELNSWQLFRLMQAQLPNSLFEGFSCNCFLERTCDGFGSDISECSGDKEKQLICLFRNAAVLHGIWKSKKLTESSSAEDFSRALDAYNAFLKTASEWLASKTTEKPVFLLGLGVSAMLISCVVCATLFLSLFKEVYNEPKDQVCRLNYLLNLEEVFILAVLLILVISMGSSSMVEEEHYIWHFMVSTFYLLLLFKTIKSFSFSKGLDSLGEYKIGSIFLLLISGRLLRGWHQGGVNWTYFPDISKWLEQAGGTFVKWMQLISTFLVIGLGLFTLFRTGSKRKSVRIQAFGFSICGFLILLHAWRYQGDMFGTDNGATVTAKVIYLLLSISTVGGALVLPWSMLNKDESFLAIAGDCLYMIGSAYVLCWCLLQLLLQQPINSGPILLLLIQILVVSFLSSKDVQVNEWVEIAALYYMGMAGHFALGNSNTLATIDVAGAFIGISSHSTILSGILMFMITYASPLLFLLSLVMYIGGKLRKHSHLAHSDTDLGQLLKLKLGFPCLVPLCINSILLTAYTVVLLLMRNHLFVWSVFSPKYLYVCATTVCTYVGVCIVAVTVAYALSVTTFLRSKTQQLVVDS